DNA sequence from the Desulfosporosinus sp. Sb-LF genome:
ACTTCTATGAACGCATCTGTATTCTGAGTCCCTTCCACTAGGTTATCGGCAATTCGCATAGGTAATCGCGTCCACTCGCGCAAGCGCTGTGTCACTTTAATAATATACTCAGGATCAGCATTTAACCCAGTGCCAACTGCCGTCGCTCCCATGTTCATGACTTCTAGAGATAGTATTGCCTGTTTGATACGCTTAAGGTCACGTCCAAGCATTAGAGCATACGCTGCAAACTCCTGGCCAAGCCGAATAGGAACGGCGTCTTGCAAATGCGTCCTCCCCATCTTAATGACACAGTCAAACTCTTGAGCCTTATCCTCGAAGGATTGACGTAACATATCGAGAGCTTCGAGCAAGTCGTGGGCCACATTCAAGCTCGCAATGCGGATTGCTGTGGGAAAAACATCATTGGTGCTTTGGGCCATGTTAACATGAGTATTCGGATGTACTTTATAATACTCACCCTTTTTCCCACCAAGGAGTTCAATCGCCCGGTTAGCGATCACCTCATTGGCATTCATGTTCATGGATGTACCTGCCCCGCCCTGAATCACATCAACTACAAATTGATCGTGCAACAAGCCCTCAATTAACTCTCTAGAGGCTTGGACAATAGCTTTTCCAATCCTAGGACTTAAGGACCCGATATGCATATTTGCTTCGGCTGCCGCGCCTTTAACCATACCCATAGCCCTGATCAATTCCCGATGCGGGTGATAGCCTGTCATCGGAAAGTTCTCAGTAGCACGTTCTGTTTGAATGCCATAATACACATCATCAGGAACTTCATGAACCCCTATTAAATCCTTTTCTTGCCGCATACTCTTGTCTCCCCCAATTTCGTTCTATTGCATAGTGCACAATGTATATTGTATACAATGTACAACTTCTTCGTGTGACTGTCAAGGAACTTGCGTTACAACGCTCACTTACTTGCATTTTGTTATAGGAGGGACCTGGATGATGGTCAGTCTCCATTAAAAATGTCAAATCCTCTCCTCTTCGTTTTGGAGTATGCGTATACATTTTTGAACAAAATAAAAGAAAGCAACCCTGTAAAGACGGCTTTCAAATATTTACATATTTTAAGTGGGGATTTACCCCACCTCAGTTTAGATAAATTACTCAAATTTTTGGGTTGTTGTCAATGATTTCAGCGGTTTTTCTTGCCTTTCTGTGATTTTTTGGGTAAGTTGCAATGTTTTAAGTATGCACATATCTTTTGTCGACCAATGGTAAAGTAATATTGACATTTCTTTGCACTATGTTGGCAGCCTCATTATAATGAAGGAGACATGATTCGAAGGAAAGGGGATGGATTGATGGTAGCAACATTTGCAGTCGTAGATGATGATCCTGCATCGCAACGCATGCTTTTAGATATTTTGAATACCAAAGGAGATGTGGTTGCCGAGTTTTCCTCCGGGCAGGAAGCTTTGAAGTTTTTCGAGAGCGGTCGGCGGGTTGATGTTTGTTTTATCGACCTCTTAATGCCTGATATTTCGGGCATTGAGGTGGTTGAAAAAGCAATCCCTCTTCACCCGATGACCTTGTTTGTTATGGTGTCCCAGGTTGAAGCCAAAACGCTGTTGGCGAATGCGTATGCAGTAGGAATTGAATTTTTTATCCATAAACCGATCAATCGCAATGAGATTTTGGCCATCACCGACCGTGTTTTGGAAAAACATCGACTGAAATCAACTTTGGAACAAATTGAGAAATCCTTAGCTAAGGTTCGTTCTACGAGGGTAACCAAGACGGAGGAGACTGATGAACAAACGCTAAAAAAAAGGTTTCAACTGATCTTTTCAGACTTGGGCATTTTGGGGGAAACTGGAAGCCGGGAGTTACAGGCGATTATTTTAAGGTTTAAAGACAGAGAAGAAGAGCTATCCGATCTTCCACTGCGGTTAATTTACCAGGCAATTGCTGGAACAGAAGAGGAAATACAAAGTATTGAACAACGGATTCGTCGGATAATAAAGCACGCTTTGTGGAACATTGCGATTCGTGGCTTGGAAGATTTTTATGATGAATATTTTGAACGCTATGCTTCGAAATACTTTGAAATTGCTGAAGTCCGTGAACGCGTGTTAGAGCTACGGCAGAAGCGGACGAGTACAGCCAGGATTAATATTCGCAAGTTTCTTATCGCTTTATATACAGACATCTTTCATTTGACTTAAACCGAGTCAGCGAATAATTAGGGGTTTCTGCAAAAATTATCTATTACATAAATATTAACATAGAAGAGATCTTTCGAAAGATTCCAAAAAATATTTGGTAGAGACTTGTCGGTTGTTGTCGGATTCCGTAGTATCCATGATAAATTGTTATCAGAAACTTTCGCAAATTAAAAGGAGGGGTTCTGATGGCAGAACGTAAAAAAATCGGACTGGCTACGAAAATCATTATTGGCCTAACCCTAGGAGTTCTGTATGGGTATTTTTTCCGGCAATACTCTGGTTTGCTAAAACCACTAGGGGACATGTTTATCCGCTCGATTAAAATGATCGTGGTTCCTATTGTGTTTTCCACAATTGTTATCGGTATCGCGGGTGTCGGTGACTTGAAAAAGGTTGGAAAACTGGGTGGTAAAACCTTGGTCTACTTCGAAATCGTCACAACCATTGCCATTTTACTCGGTGTTACCGTTGCCATCATAACGAAGCCTGGTGTAGGGATTAACTTGAGCCAGATCAGTAAAGTGGATATAAGTGCTTATACAGGTACTGTGGCCAAACATAGTACGACGGACCTATTCGTGAATCTCATTCCTACCAATATTGTTGACGCTTTAGCCCGGGCAGACCTGTTACAGGTTATCTTCTTTGCTGTACTTTTTGGTGTTGCCCTAGCATCGGTCGGGGAAGTCGGAAAGCCTGTACTTCACTTCTTCCAAGGGGTTGCCGAAACCATGTTTAAGTTAACGAACATGATTATGTTAGCTGCTCCTTATGGTGTCTTTGCTTTGATGGGATTTACCGTCTCTCAATTCGGCTTGGCTGTATTGCTCCCCTTAGGCAAACTAGTAGGTATCCTTTACCTTACCATGGCCTTTTTTATAGTCGTCGTGTTCGGTACTATAGCTAAGTTTGCAGGGATTAATCTGTTCACTATGCTCAGAAATCTCAGCGAAGAAATGTTAATCGCTTTTTCTACAGACAGTTCTGAGTCCGTGTTCCCACGGATTCTTAAGAAAATGGAACAATTCGGTGTTCCTAAATCCATTGTTTCTTTCGTAGTTCCTACAGGGTATACCTTTAACCTTGATGGAAGTGCACTTTATCAAGGACTGGCGGTTCCGTTCATTGCCCAAATGTATGGAATCCATCTGACCTTTGTTCATACACTGACGATCATAGCTGTACTCATGGTCACTTCTAAAGGGATGGCAGGAGTACCCGGAGTATCCTTTGTAGTCCTTGCTTCCACATTAGCATCGACTGGTCTACCAGTTGAAGGTTTGGCACTGATTGCGGGGGTGGACCGAATCATGGATATGGGAAGAACAGTCGTTAATGTTATTGGAGTTTCGCTAGCCTCTGTTGTCATGGCGAAAATCGAAGGGGTATTTGACTACTCCAGAGCAACTTATCCTCTGCAACCTTTGTTGGAAGATATCGAAGATCTCGATCATCTCGGTAAAGAGCCCGGCTTGACAGAATCATTTGCAAAATAATTTTGGGCATGATAGCATCAAAATCGATAGATTATGGATAATATTAAGATACTGTTATTTAGAGGATGTAGACAGGGAACTTTCCCTGCTACATCCTCTTGTAAATCATGGAGGAGGACTTCTCTTGAATCTGGAGAAATGGGTGAATTGGACAGCGCATCTACAAAAGAAGATTCCATTTGATACATCGCGAGTCTTTTTAATTGTAGGGACATATGTTCTTGGAGAAGTTGGGTTTTTCCCATTTGGATCCACTTTTCGACTAGGGATGGGCAGCGTATTTTACGTTCTATGTGTATACAGTTTTCCGAGGCTAGCAACTCTTTCCAACGGCTGTTTGACGGGAATCACGGTCGTTCTATTTCGAGTCCTTGTCGGCTGCTTGGCATATGGGCAACCACTGACCCCCCTCCTCGTTGGTAATGCCCCAGCTGTTCTTTATTACGTGGCCCTGACCGCTGGAATAATCTTGCCGAGGTTTAAGCGACAGAAAGCAA
Encoded proteins:
- a CDS encoding cation:dicarboxylase symporter family transporter; protein product: MAERKKIGLATKIIIGLTLGVLYGYFFRQYSGLLKPLGDMFIRSIKMIVVPIVFSTIVIGIAGVGDLKKVGKLGGKTLVYFEIVTTIAILLGVTVAIITKPGVGINLSQISKVDISAYTGTVAKHSTTDLFVNLIPTNIVDALARADLLQVIFFAVLFGVALASVGEVGKPVLHFFQGVAETMFKLTNMIMLAAPYGVFALMGFTVSQFGLAVLLPLGKLVGILYLTMAFFIVVVFGTIAKFAGINLFTMLRNLSEEMLIAFSTDSSESVFPRILKKMEQFGVPKSIVSFVVPTGYTFNLDGSALYQGLAVPFIAQMYGIHLTFVHTLTIIAVLMVTSKGMAGVPGVSFVVLASTLASTGLPVEGLALIAGVDRIMDMGRTVVNVIGVSLASVVMAKIEGVFDYSRATYPLQPLLEDIEDLDHLGKEPGLTESFAK
- a CDS encoding response regulator, with the translated sequence MIRRKGDGLMVATFAVVDDDPASQRMLLDILNTKGDVVAEFSSGQEALKFFESGRRVDVCFIDLLMPDISGIEVVEKAIPLHPMTLFVMVSQVEAKTLLANAYAVGIEFFIHKPINRNEILAITDRVLEKHRLKSTLEQIEKSLAKVRSTRVTKTEETDEQTLKKRFQLIFSDLGILGETGSRELQAIILRFKDREEELSDLPLRLIYQAIAGTEEEIQSIEQRIRRIIKHALWNIAIRGLEDFYDEYFERYASKYFEIAEVRERVLELRQKRTSTARINIRKFLIALYTDIFHLT
- the aspA gene encoding aspartate ammonia-lyase, which produces MRQEKDLIGVHEVPDDVYYGIQTERATENFPMTGYHPHRELIRAMGMVKGAAAEANMHIGSLSPRIGKAIVQASRELIEGLLHDQFVVDVIQGGAGTSMNMNANEVIANRAIELLGGKKGEYYKVHPNTHVNMAQSTNDVFPTAIRIASLNVAHDLLEALDMLRQSFEDKAQEFDCVIKMGRTHLQDAVPIRLGQEFAAYALMLGRDLKRIKQAILSLEVMNMGATAVGTGLNADPEYIIKVTQRLREWTRLPMRIADNLVEGTQNTDAFIEVSGALRTLAINLSKIANDLRLMASGPRTGFNEINLPPMQPGSSIMPGKVNPVMAEVVNQIAFQVQGNDFTIALACGAGQLELNVMEPVVVFNLLQSLDILRNVSRVFRDRCVVGITANVERCREMVENSVGIVTAINPHVGYDVASSVAKEAIKCGRPVRDICLEKRVLTKAELDVILNTYEMTNPGIAGAALLKR